The sequence CTCGGAGGTCGCTCCCGGGCTCGCCGGCGTGATGGCTCTCGACTACGACAGCGTGCGCGGCACGCTGTGGGCCGTCTGCGACGACGGCTGCCAAGGCCGTTCGGCCGAGATCACCCTCAACGGCACCGCCCAGCCGGGCATTGTCCAGTACGCGCGTCCTGCCGGCATGCCCGACATCAACAACGAGGGCTTCGCGACCGCGCCGGCCTCGCTCTCGGTCGACGGTCAGCGTCCGGTGTGGTGGTTCGCCGACGGCTTCGCCTCCGAGTCGCTGCGCACCGGAACGCTTCCGGGCGTCGACGGTGAGAATCCCGGTGGCGAGAACCCGGGTGGGGAGACCCCTGGTGGCGAGAACCCCGGTGGCGAGAATCCGCCGCTGCCCGGCACGGACCTGGTCGACGGCAACCGCAACGGCGTGACGGTCGATCCCGCGGTCGCCACCCGCGGTCAGAAGGTCACGGTCACCGTCGGCGCGGACGCGGCGGGAGAGGACATCGCGGTGTGGATGTACTCCGACCCGGTGCAGCTCGCGACAGGCGCGCTGTCCGCGGCAGGGGCGATCACCGTGACGGTACCGACCGATGCCGCGCTGGGTGCGCATCGGATCGCGGTGTACGACGCCGATGGAGTGTTGCTCGGCTGGGCGGACATCCGTGTCGCCGACGGAGCGGGTGGTCTGGCCGCGACCGGTGCCGAGTTCCCCGTCGCCGCGATCGCGCTGGCACTGATGCTCCTGGTCGCGGGAGGGGTGGCGGTCCGACGCCGCACGCGCACCGTCTGAGATCGATCGGGTGCGCGGGTCGTCCCGCGCACCCCATCGCAGCCGCCTCGGCTGGGGCATCCTCGTGCCGCAGTGTCGGTGCCGACGCCTAGACTCATAAGGCCATGACCGAAGCTCCTCTCATCGTCCCCGGATCCGTCGGCCCCCGCTCCTCCGGGGCCCCGGGGCAGGACGATCTCCTCGCCGGCCTGAACCCGCAACAGCTCGAGGCCGTCACCTATCGCGGGCCCGCACTCCTCATCGTCGCGGGCGCCGGATCGGGCAAGACGAGCGTGCTCACCCGCCGCATCGCCTCGCTGCTCCGCGGGCGCGAAGCCTGGCCGAGCCAGATCCTCGCGATCACCTTCACCAACAAGGCCGCCGGCGAGATGCGGGAGCGCGTCGAAGGACTGATCGGCGACGCCGCGCGCGGCATGTGGATCTCGACGTTCCACTCCGCCTGCGTCCGCATCCTGCGCCGCGAGGCCCAGCAGTTCGGCTACACGAAGTCGTTCACGATCTACGATTCCGGCGACTCGCGCGCGCTGCTGAAGCGCCTGGTCAAGGAGCACGAGGCCGACGCCTACGGGCTCACCCCGGCATCCGTGCAGTCGCGCATCTCCAAGCTGAAGAACGAGCTGTCCGACGCCGAGTCTTACGCCCGGCAGGCCAACATGAGCGACCCGGCCGAGCGGGTCTTCGTCGAGGTCTTCGCCGATTACCAGCGGCAGTTGCAGAAAGCCAACGCCTTCGACTTCGACGACCTCATCGGTCAGACCGTCTACCTGTTCCGGGCGTTCCCGCAGGTCGCCGACACGTACCGTCGCCGGTTCCGGCACATCCTCGTCGACGAGTACCAGGACACGAATCACGCGCAGTACTCGCTGATCCACGAGCTCACCCGCCCCGTCTCCGGTGCTGCGGGCTCTGCCCCCGACCCGTATGCCTCCAACGGCATGATGATCTTCGAGCCCGATCCCGCGCCCACGGCGGATGCCGGCGAACCGGGCGCCTCGCTCACCGTGGTCGGCGACTCCGACCAGTCGATCTACGCCTTCCGCGGTGCCGACATCCGCAACATCAGCGAGTTCGAACGCGACTTCCCGGGCGCCCGCGTGGTGCTGCTCGAGCAGAACTACCGGTCGACGCAGAACATCCTCTCCGCCGCGAACGCGGTGATCGGCAACAACTTCGACCGCAAGGACAAGAAGCTCTGGAGCGACAAGGGCGACGGCGACGCCATCATCGGCTTCACCGGCTACTCGCAGCACGACGAGGCGCAGTTCGTCGCCGACGAGGTCGAGGCGCTGCACCGTGCGGGCATGCCGTACTCCGAGATGGCCGTGTTCTACCGCACGAACTCGCAGTCCCGTGCGCTGGAAGAGATCTTCATCCGCTCCGCGGTGCCCTACAAGATCATGGGCGGCACCAAGTTCTACGACCGCGCCGAGATCAAGGACGCACTCGCCTACCTGGTCGCGGTCGCGAACCCGGCCGATGAGATGTCGGTGCGACGCATCCTGAACAAGCCGCGGCGCGGCATCGGAGATGTGACCGAGACGGCCATCGCCCGGTTCGCCGAAGACCACGGCATCAGCTTCCGCGACGCGCTGTCGATGCCGGGTCAGCTCGGGGTCGGACCGAAGATCCAGGCGGCGATCGGGCAGCTCGACGCCGTGCTCGCCGAAGCCGCCGCGATCCTGACTCCCGCCACCGGCGAGGTGCCGCCCCCCACGAGCGTGGCTGATGGTCTGGGCGTGCTGCTCGGCAAGAGCGGCTACCTCGACGCGCTGCGCGCCAGCCGCGACCCGCAGGACGAGGCCCGTGTCGAGAACCTCGACGAGTTCGTGGCCGTCGCCCGCGACTTCGCCCGCAACAACCCCGAGGGCACGATCGTCGACTTCCTCACCGAGGTCGCGCTGGTGTCCGATGCCGACGACCTCGACGACGAGTCCGGGTCGGTCTCTCTCATGACCATGCACACGGCGAAGGGCCTCGAATACGACGCCGTCTTCGTCACGGGTGTCGAGGAAGATCTGATCCCGCACCGCATCTCGGCGGGAGAGCCCGGTGGGCCGCAGGAGGAGCGACGCCTCTTCTACGTCGGCATCACACGGGCGCGCAAGCGGCTGCACCTGTCGCTCGCCATGACGAGAGCGCAGTTCGGCGAGGTCACCGTGGCGATGCCCAGCCGCTTCCTGCAGGAGATCCCGGCGAACCTCATCGACTGGCGGCAGTCGCCGGGAGATGTGAACTCCCGCGGGGGCATGCAGTCGCGGGCGCTCAACGCCCGTCGCCAGGGCGGGTTCGGCGGTTCCGGCTCCAGCGACCGGTTCGCCGTCAAGGCGCTGCCCGGTCGCGACTCCCTGAAGCCGCTGTCGACCGCGATGGACAAGTTCCCCAACCGGGTCACGGCCAAGATGCGCGACAACGGCGACCTCGAGCTCACGGCGGGCGACCGCATCCGTCACGTCGACTTCGGCGAAGGGCGGGTGGATGCCGTGACCGGCGAGGGTGCGAAGCGCATCGCCCACGTGCGGTTCGACTCGGCGGGGCAGAAGAAGCTCCTCATCAAGGTCGCGCCGATCGAGAAGATCTAGCCCGCGCCGCGCGCCGGTCACCGGCGGAGCGCGCGGGGGAATGCCGGTTAGGCTGGCTGATTATGGCCCTCTTCTCCCGCCGCAAGAAGTCCGCAGACGATGCTGTCACCCCCGCGCCCGACGCGGAGGAGACCGCGACCGGGTCGGATGCCGTGAACGCCGATCATGCCGTGACCGAGGTCGAGCAGCCCGTCGAGGCGCCGTCGATCGGCATCTCGGTGCAGGCGTTCCGCGGCGTCGGTGCCCAGGCCGGGCCCGAGGTCGCGCTGCCGACCTCCGATGCGCAGCCCGAGGCAGCAGCCGCGGACCCGCGTCCGGTGCAGCCCGCTCCGCCTGCGCAGCCCGCAGCTCCCGAGGAACGGCGTCTTCCGCTCGCCTCGCCCCTGCCGCCCGAGCAGACCGAGACCGTCGCCGGGATGAAGGACAACGTGCTGCTCCGCGAGGCTCTCACCGAGATCGAGGCGGGCGCGAGCAACGACCAGCTCCTCGGTGTGATGCGTCAGGCGCTCCAGGGCCACCTCTACATCCGCGTGAACGGCGACGCGCGTGCGCAGATCAGCGAAGGAAAGCCGCTGTCGGTCGCTGTCGTGCGCGACAACGACGACCGGCAGTTCATGCTGGCCTTCAGCTCGGCCCGTGCCGTGCGCGATTCGGTACAGCTCGAGGCCGACCCCGCCGCGACCTCTGCCGTCGCGCAGCCGGTGACCTCGGTGCTCCAGCAGGTCGTGTCCGGTGACTTCGCCGGCCTCATCGTCGACAACGCCTCCGCCCCGCATCGCGTGGTGTTCCCCACCGATCTGCTGCAGAAGACGCTCGAACAGGCCGACGTCGACATGACCGTCAAGACGATCCTCGCCGCTCCGCGCGAGCAGGACTCGACGCTCAAGGTCGGCGAAGCGCTCGCGGTGAAGCGCATGTGGGTCGCCGTGAACGAGGGTGACGGCAGCGGCCAGGCCGGTATCGCCGAGGCGCAGACCACCGACGGGCGCCGCTTCCTGCAGCTGTTCTCCCACCCCCTCGAGGTGATCGCGCTGGGCCGCGGCGACCGTCCGCTCCCGTTCGAGCCGGAGCAGCTGGCGAAGGTCCTGTCGAGCCATTCCGACATGGCGGGCGTGATCGTCGACTCCGCGGGTCCGTCGATCGTCGTCGAGCGGGATGCGCTCACCCCGGTTCTCGCGCTGGCTGTCGCCCTCGGCGACTGAGCGGTACCTGAGCCGGTGGCCCCCGCGGTGCGGGGTTCCGTCGGTCGGAGCATCGCTCTAGGGTCGGAGCATGGCCTCAGAACGTGTCACCCTGACCATCACCGACTCCGACGGAGAGCGCGATGTCGCGCTGTCGAGCCCGAACCGGGTGGTGTGGCCGGACCTCGGAATCACGAAGGCGGAACTGGCCGAGTACGTGCAGCTCGTCGCGGATCCCTTCCTCGCGGCCAACGGCAACCGTCCGGTGTCGCTCGAGCGATTCCGTGACGGCGTCGGTGCGTCGGGCGGACCGCGTGCCGAGGGCTTCTTCTCGAAGAATCCGCCCAAGGGGACCCCCGACTTCGTCGACGCCGTCACCGTCACGTACAACAGCGGACGTCAGCATCCGCAGATCGTGCTCAACAGGGCGAGCGCGATCGTCTGGGCTGTGCAGATGAACACGATCGTGTTCCACCCCTGGGCGTCGCTGGCGACCGACGCGGACAACCCGGTCGAACTGCGCATCGACCTCGACCCGCAGCCGGGCACGGACTTCGCGGATGCCGTGACCGCGGCGCACACGCTGCGCGAGGTGCTGCGCGAGGCGGGACTCGAGGCGTTCGCCAAGACCAGCGGCAACCGCGGTCTGCATGTCTTCGCTCCCATCGAGCCGACCCACGAGTTCCTGGATGTGCGGCACGGCGTGATCGCGGCCGGGCGCGAACTGGAGCGACGGATGCCGGAGCAGGTCACCACGA is a genomic window of Microbacterium maritypicum containing:
- the ligD gene encoding non-homologous end-joining DNA ligase, which encodes MASERVTLTITDSDGERDVALSSPNRVVWPDLGITKAELAEYVQLVADPFLAANGNRPVSLERFRDGVGASGGPRAEGFFSKNPPKGTPDFVDAVTVTYNSGRQHPQIVLNRASAIVWAVQMNTIVFHPWASLATDADNPVELRIDLDPQPGTDFADAVTAAHTLREVLREAGLEAFAKTSGNRGLHVFAPIEPTHEFLDVRHGVIAAGRELERRMPEQVTTNWWKEERGERIFVDFNQANRDRTMAGAYSPRALPGATVSTPVQWDELDGLDPRTFTVRSIPKRLEEVGDPWATMQASPGRIDTLLEWWERDRANGLGELPFPPEFPKMPGEPPRVQPSKKVAANWDEDGTPAEKD
- a CDS encoding ATP-dependent helicase, whose translation is MTEAPLIVPGSVGPRSSGAPGQDDLLAGLNPQQLEAVTYRGPALLIVAGAGSGKTSVLTRRIASLLRGREAWPSQILAITFTNKAAGEMRERVEGLIGDAARGMWISTFHSACVRILRREAQQFGYTKSFTIYDSGDSRALLKRLVKEHEADAYGLTPASVQSRISKLKNELSDAESYARQANMSDPAERVFVEVFADYQRQLQKANAFDFDDLIGQTVYLFRAFPQVADTYRRRFRHILVDEYQDTNHAQYSLIHELTRPVSGAAGSAPDPYASNGMMIFEPDPAPTADAGEPGASLTVVGDSDQSIYAFRGADIRNISEFERDFPGARVVLLEQNYRSTQNILSAANAVIGNNFDRKDKKLWSDKGDGDAIIGFTGYSQHDEAQFVADEVEALHRAGMPYSEMAVFYRTNSQSRALEEIFIRSAVPYKIMGGTKFYDRAEIKDALAYLVAVANPADEMSVRRILNKPRRGIGDVTETAIARFAEDHGISFRDALSMPGQLGVGPKIQAAIGQLDAVLAEAAAILTPATGEVPPPTSVADGLGVLLGKSGYLDALRASRDPQDEARVENLDEFVAVARDFARNNPEGTIVDFLTEVALVSDADDLDDESGSVSLMTMHTAKGLEYDAVFVTGVEEDLIPHRISAGEPGGPQEERRLFYVGITRARKRLHLSLAMTRAQFGEVTVAMPSRFLQEIPANLIDWRQSPGDVNSRGGMQSRALNARRQGGFGGSGSSDRFAVKALPGRDSLKPLSTAMDKFPNRVTAKMRDNGDLELTAGDRIRHVDFGEGRVDAVTGEGAKRIAHVRFDSAGQKKLLIKVAPIEKI
- a CDS encoding SseB family protein; protein product: MALFSRRKKSADDAVTPAPDAEETATGSDAVNADHAVTEVEQPVEAPSIGISVQAFRGVGAQAGPEVALPTSDAQPEAAAADPRPVQPAPPAQPAAPEERRLPLASPLPPEQTETVAGMKDNVLLREALTEIEAGASNDQLLGVMRQALQGHLYIRVNGDARAQISEGKPLSVAVVRDNDDRQFMLAFSSARAVRDSVQLEADPAATSAVAQPVTSVLQQVVSGDFAGLIVDNASAPHRVVFPTDLLQKTLEQADVDMTVKTILAAPREQDSTLKVGEALAVKRMWVAVNEGDGSGQAGIAEAQTTDGRRFLQLFSHPLEVIALGRGDRPLPFEPEQLAKVLSSHSDMAGVIVDSAGPSIVVERDALTPVLALAVALGD